A region from the Medicago truncatula cultivar Jemalong A17 chromosome 6, MtrunA17r5.0-ANR, whole genome shotgun sequence genome encodes:
- the LOC112422737 gene encoding glutathione S-transferase T3-like — protein MGYPSQTPPFNGYMPMVNGNFQSVGEYPEFSSQINRGGMIRANEVTPISKDTTPKSKKNQQPLWNTEQNLVLISGWIKYGTCSVIRRNQTSEAYWGKIAEYCNENCSFDSPRDVVACRNRFNYMSKLINKWVGAYDGAKHFQGSGWSEDDVLAKAQELYACGKNVQFTLKKK, from the coding sequence ATGGGAtatccatctcaaacacccccatttaatggttatatgccaATGGTGAATGGAAATTTTCAGAGTGTTGGTGAATATCCTGAATTCTCATCACAAATAAATCGTGGTGGAATGATAAGAGCTAATGAAGTCACTCCAATTTCAAAGGATACAACTCCTAAGAGCAAGAAAAACCAGCAACCATTATGGAACACTGAACAAAATTTGGTGCTAATTAGTGGGTGGATAAAATATGGAACATGCAGTGTTATCAGGAGAAACCAGACAAGTGAAGCATATTGGGGTAAAATTGCTGAGTATTGTAATGAGAATTGCTCATTCGATTCTCCGCGCGATGTAGTTGCATGCCGCAaccgttttaattatatgagcaaattaataaataaatgggttGGTGCTTATGATGGCGCTAAGCATTTTCAAGGAAGCGGTTGGtcggaagatgatgttttgGCAAAAGCCCAGGAATTATATGCATGTGGGAAGAATGTTCAATTtactttaaagaaaaaatga